CATTGTCATCTCTTGGGAAGTATTTGGGGAGgatatgaaattcaaacttaCTGCTATTCTCAATTACTTAAAGAACTAGTATGGATAGTAGCAAACTAAATGTATCCCAGAAAAATGATTATCCATGGAAAAATTTTTGACTGAATCATCCCTACACATAGGAACTATATTAGCAGATAAAAATTCCCAAAGCTAGTGTATTGCTATTCATACTCCAGCCTCCACTTcaagaaacttaaaatatttaacattaaatatttaggGTACAATTACCTTTGCAAATACTTGTTCTAGGGACTTTGgggaatataaaattaaaaattgaatgtaTTTATAAACCCTTAAATGTAATAGAgatttttatatgaataaaataaacataattaaaaaaatagtctaCTAAATGTAGAGAATGTGATAGAGTCATAAAATCAACAAAGTGTGGATGGATGAGATGCATTTTGGGGATTGGAATGAGACAATGCTTGTTGAAGAAAGTGACCTTTATAGTTTCCATTGACAGGAATGTTTAATCATCATTATTAATACCAACTAAAAAGTAGAGAAGACCTAAATGGccattaactgatgaatagataatgTGCCACattcaaaaattgaaatataattcagccatataaaaagaaattcagaaactgctaaaacatggatgaaccttaaaaacactatgctaagtaaaagaagaccACTAATAAGAATAAAACACCCCGTATAATATATAATGCCAAGATATGAGCTACCCAGTATAGACAATCTCCTATAGTCAggaagcagattggtggttgccaggagtagTGGGGAGGCAAGAAGGGGAGTTGCATGGTAATGAGTATGAGTTACTTACTAAGATGaggaaaaatgttttggaattagatagtggtgatggctgcacaattttGTGAAAATACGAAAACTAAAGGAGTGTATACATAGAAAGGGTAAATTTCAtagtatataaaattatgtctcaataaaaataGTAGCATCAAAGAATAGCAATATTCCTAAATGAGGTGGTGAAAGATAATGCTtcaaaaatgagagaaacaaaatgaaaaatagaaaggcGATGGAAATTACTAAGTAGAggatcattttgtattttattgaattGCTGCTTTGactggagacagaaagtatagATTCAGTGTCAATGTCAAGCTCAACAAAAAAGTAATTTTCACTTCTATTACTGTCAGATGAACGTGTTGACAATAGTGAAGAAATAAGCTTCGGTTTGTGCTAAAGTTGTTGCTGTCCTCACAGGGGAAAATACAGAACAAGGAATATAATTAATCCCATGTTAGCATACACTGAAGCCTGAGGGTGGAAGCTTCAGAGATTTAAGTCCCAAATGCTACCTGGTAAAATGAAATGCCATCTGCCTACTTTTCAGCCACCTGTAGTGAGTACAGAAAGCACTGCTCCTCTCAGGTAGGTTCCTGAGTCTCCAAATTTAAGAAATAGaggggaaatttttgaaaaaagagaaatttgtaaATGATTGACTTTACGTCTGCTTACACAGTTTAATAAACTGAGCAACCTATcatcaaaaaattatattttttctcagaaCTTAACTGACTGAAATTATTAGGATCCACAAAATagcattttaatgattttattttaatctagGGTCACAGGAGAACTGTTTATCACTGGGGAAGTATGTACATGAATataagtttttttgtttcagaaataatttaGGTACCACATTACAAATAGAGACATGCATACTCACCTCCATGTGAACCACATGCTATATTTACTTaactctaagaaaaaataaatcagcaaCATTCCTATTCTCATATATCAACAAAGACATATATACATGCAAACACAtgacatacacataaatatacacatcCATAAAGAAGAGAAGCCTATATGTCTCAGGAACGTTTATTGTCCCTCAtcctgtttacatttttaaaatttaagcatCTATAGAAAAACCAAAGAGATGCAAATGCACGTGTTACGTTCTATCAttctcacttctttttagcaCTTTTCTTTGGTCAAGAGGGTCATCTGTTGGCACCAGACAACTCCCACAAATAGGGAATGAGTATTGTGACAGAGTAATAACAGATTTCTAGAGGAAAGGTTTAATGCTTATTTCATGTCTCACCAAAAACTAAAGGTAAAAGAGCAGGAACAGTAAAGtaatcatttcattattattaggTAATGGTATTCATTGTTTCTAGAATTAACATCAAGTCTTTTAAGCCAAtcatattttttgaggaacataaCAATGGTAATCATTTTTTGCTTCCATTTGACTATTTTCAGGCTTAGAAAATGCTCAGTCCTACATCTTACAACCTGGTCCCACTAACATTGTTGTCTCTTCCATATTATATTGAATGCAGAATTGTGATATTAATTCATCTAAATCTACTGCCATAGATAAGAAAGTTAAAGCCTGGAGAAATAAATCTTATACAAAATCACATAGATCATGAATGATATGTAATTCAgttaaaaattttccaatatctgtctctatttattttttaccattaTCAAATATATAGCAATCCTTCTTTAAAGACTGGGTACATGACTGGATAATTTTTTGactattaaaaaacaattatagaAGGAAACTGTATTCTGCCTTTCACATATATGTGGATgtccagaaaaattaaaatgtatctatcattttttggattatttcttcataaatttaGGTAAGAACAAAGAGGAATGGTTGGCGAAAATTGCTCCTCCTTGAATGGATTCATTTTCTTGGGAATTTCCAATAACGCTGGGATGAAAGTGATCCTGTTTACTATGTTTCTAGTTGTTTATCTCATTAATCTTTTGGGAAATCTTGGAATGATCATTTTAATTAGAATGGATTCCCAACTGCACACACcgatgtactttttcctcagccCCCTCTCATTCTGTGACCTCTGTTATTCCACAGCAATTGGTCCCAAGATGTTGGTGGACGTATTTGCCAAGAACAAATCAATCCCCTTCCTTGGCTGTGCTCTGCAATTCTTCATCTCATGTACCTTTGCAGATTCTGAGTGTCTATTATTGGCCGTGATGGCCTTTGATAGATACAAGGCCATTAGAAACCCATTGCTCTATGCAGTCAACATGTCCAATAGAGTGTGCTCTCTGCTCATGGCCGGGGTTTATCTCGTGGGAATGGCAGATGCTTTGATACACACCACATTAACGTTCCGCTTATGTTTCTGTGGGTCAAATGAGattaatcatttcttctgtgatttaccaccacttttcctcctttcctgcacTGATACACAAGTCAATGTGTTGGTATTATTCACTGTTTTTGGCTTCATTGAACTGAGCACCATTTCAGGGgttcttgtctcttattgttaTATTATCATATCAGTCTTGAAGATCCACTCAGCTGAAGGGAGGTTCAAAGCTTTCTCCACCTGCACCTCCCACTTAACTGCTGTAGCAATTTTCCAGGGAACTATgctctttacatattttagaccGAGTTCTTTATACTCCTTAGATCAAGACAAAATAACCTCATTGTTTTAAACCCTTGTGATTCCCATGTTAAACCCTCTGATTTATAGCCTACggaacaaggatgtgaaagaggccctagaaaaattgaaaaataaaagattgttttAAGTATGTATattatgtgtacacacacacactcacatgcatttAATGATTGctgttttcataaaattatataatattatacaaGAGAGACATAATTTTCtcacatttaaataaatgagtaTCTGTATTTATTTGATCTGTATTTATGTATTAAATATCACTGTGTTCTCTTTGCGCATCTAGATGCTTTGGAGTTCATGATGAATCCAGTAGTTTCTATACAAATGAATCCTATagtctagaaaaataaataaactttaattaaCTAAAGACTCAAATAATTCATATTAAGGCTCAAAACTTTCATAAAGTAAAAAACTGGAggttaaaaatctataaaaaatatcaaaatctagTCAGTAGAAGAAAAGCTTCCCTGGATGGAGATGAATATTTGAATCGTCTtagatctaaaaaaaaaaaaatgtgcagttTGGGGAACCGAAAGGATTCTAGGAAGAGGGTCTGACAGTTACAGAAGTCTTGAGGTGGCCGGTTTCGTAACATTTTAGCATTAAAGAATCCCAAGGATAGGTTATAAAGAGCCATGTAAAGTGCCTTGGTAAATTACATCATTgtgctgtaattattttatttattttatttttgtaaagattggcacctgagctaaaatctgttgccaatcttcttttttttttttcccctgcttttattttctccccatatcccctcagtacatagttgtgtattttagttatggttccttctagttgtggcatgtgggacactgcctcaacatggcctactgaacagtgccatgtccgtgcccaggatctgaactctgggccaccgaaggagagtgcgtgaacttaaccactcggccatggggccagcacttGTGCTGTAATTATTTACTATCA
This sequence is a window from Equus caballus isolate H_3958 breed thoroughbred chromosome 12, TB-T2T, whole genome shotgun sequence. Protein-coding genes within it:
- the LOC138916613 gene encoding olfactory receptor 5W2-like — encoded protein: MVGENCSSLNGFIFLGISNNAGMKVILFTMFLVVYLINLLGNLGMIILIRMDSQLHTPMYFFLSPLSFCDLCYSTAIGPKMLVDVFAKNKSIPFLGCALQFFISCTFADSECLLLAVMAFDRYKAIRNPLLYAVNMSNRVCSLLMAGVYLVGMADALIHTTLTFRLCFCGSNEINHFFCDLPPLFLLSCTDTQVNVLVLFTVFGFIELSTISGVLVSYCYIIISVLKIHSAEGRFKAFSTCTSHLTAVAIFQGTMLFTYFRPSSLYSLDQDKITSLF